The Candidatus Saccharimonadales bacterium DNA segment GGAGCACAAGTAAGGCCGCAATGGCATGCGCGTGTTTGTGGCTCAGTTTTTTGCCATGTCCTGTCACCTGCCTCTTTCTGCCTGCATCAGGTGCTGCCAGCCATACCATGCCCTGCAGCGGCCGTGTCGTAGCAAGTATACCGCCTCTCTCGGAGCGGGTACATCGTGCTGTGCGGCAACCCCAGACCTGAGAGGCACCACGAGACGCTTCCTGGCGCGCCATGAAAACGGACGCATGGGACGATCCACGCTACAGATTGGCGATAGGTCTCCATACGAGCGCCGACTTTACAGCGAATTATTATTCCGGACACCAAAGAACATAATCATTTAAGTGGAAATTTTCAGCTGACATCTGTATAATCAGAATCGACTCTCATAAAAATAACCCTATACAATTCAGTATGTTAAATGCTGTATTTAATCGTTGGGTAATCATCCATCGATAGACCTCAAGTTTGTCGAATGTTGATGACTAGTTCGGGATTCGGCTATGCCCCACTGGAAATCAGTAGCCTCCCCTCGCAAACGGGGTCGTCCTTTGACGTATGAAGAAAAATGGATGGTCTACCATGCATTTGAGTCTTTTGAACGTAACAAATTAGATGGGTCCGTCATTCTCGTTGAAGATCCTTACTCGGTAACGAGTTCTTACACGGGAGTAGCAAGAACGACTGTAGCCCACATTGTCAAATCAGTGAGAGAAAGTGGGCGTGTACCTCAGGCGAAGGTGCCTGGTAATCGTCACCAGATGACAGCGATACCTATTTCAACTGAAGCAAGAATTCGGGAATTTGTTTTTGAGCGTCATCGTGAAGGGACGATCTGTAACGCGAAGCATATTGTAGCGTTGCTTAAAGATGAATTTGCATTGGACATTCAGGATCGAACAATGCGACGCCATCTTGCTCGCATGGGCTTTATTTGGTCTCAAACCAAAAAGCAGACACGATCTTTACGAGAAAGCAGCCGAGTTCGTCAACAAAGACATGACTATCTTTATGAGATCAGAAAAAACCAAAGGTTACCCTCTGATGAACAATATCGTCTCGTGTATTTGGATGAAAGTTTCCTCCATCATCATTATGGTGCCCAATTTTCATGGTTTTCAGATGGCGATTTTATGGAACGCTCTACCGGTAAAGGTAGGCGTTGGTGCTTCATTCATGCCATCATGGAAGAAGGCTTGCTGGAAGACACGTTACTGATTTTCGAGGCAAAAAAATCAAAAGGAGATTATCATCAACAGTTCGATCACCAGGTTTTCCAGAAATGGTTCCAGGAGCAGTTGTTACCACATCTTCCAAAGCGCTGTTTGATTGTGTTGGATCGTTGCCCCTACCATATGGTTGGGAAAGATGCCATCATTCCTCAACAGATGAGGAAAATTGAACTGCAAGAGTGGTTGACTCAGCATGGATTTGCCTGGGAAGAAAACTGGCTGAAACCGAGACTGATTGAAGAAGTTGAAGCCAAAAGAGATAAAAAAACGATGGTGGAAATTTTTGCTGAAAATAAGGGACATCGTGTGTTGTTTTTGCCAGTGCATCATCCAGAACTCAACCCTATTGAGTTAGTATGGAACACGGTGAAAGGGGAATGTGCCCGCCTCTTTTCGAATCAGACAAGCTTCCAAGATCAACGTATGCGCTTGCAAGAGGCATTTAGCAACAAGATTGATTCGCAATACTGTTCTGAAGCTTTCAGGCATGTGAGGCAATTTGAAGAAAAATATTGGGAAACAGATTTAGTACTAGACGATGAGTTAGATGAGGGCATAGGAGTTGATGAGACCGATTTAGATTACATTCTTTGATGTCCGGAATAATAGGTGGCCTGCTGCGCGAGCTCGCTCTGGGGCTGCGCAGCCCGGTGCTCGCGCTGGCGTCGCAAAACCGCAGCGCCGGCAACTATGGGAACGGCAAAGGGAGCGCAGCACTCGATTCACTCAAGGAAAGCGGTGACCTGGAGTATGCGGCCGATGTGGTGCTGTTCCTGACGGAAGCCCAGGAGCCCCTGGCTACCCCACCGGCGCGCGCGGTCGAGCTAACCGTGGCCAAAAACCGGCATGGCGATACCGGGAGAGTCGGGTTAATCTTCCGCCCTGATCTGGGAACCCTGCGCGAGGAGGCAAAGCCATGAGTATGTCCAGCGACACACCCCGTGACAACCTCACGCTGTCCGAGTCTGACCTCGCCGCCTGCCGCCCGATTGTTGGTGAAGGTGGCCATG contains these protein-coding regions:
- a CDS encoding transposase, coding for MPHWKSVASPRKRGRPLTYEEKWMVYHAFESFERNKLDGSVILVEDPYSVTSSYTGVARTTVAHIVKSVRESGRVPQAKVPGNRHQMTAIPISTEARIREFVFERHREGTICNAKHIVALLKDEFALDIQDRTMRRHLARMGFIWSQTKKQTRSLRESSRVRQQRHDYLYEIRKNQRLPSDEQYRLVYLDESFLHHHYGAQFSWFSDGDFMERSTGKGRRWCFIHAIMEEGLLEDTLLIFEAKKSKGDYHQQFDHQVFQKWFQEQLLPHLPKRCLIVLDRCPYHMVGKDAIIPQQMRKIELQEWLTQHGFAWEENWLKPRLIEEVEAKRDKKTMVEIFAENKGHRVLFLPVHHPELNPIELVWNTVKGECARLFSNQTSFQDQRMRLQEAFSNKIDSQYCSEAFRHVRQFEEKYWETDLVLDDELDEGIGVDETDLDYIL
- a CDS encoding DnaB-like helicase C-terminal domain-containing protein, with the protein product MSGIIGGLLRELALGLRSPVLALASQNRSAGNYGNGKGSAALDSLKESGDLEYAADVVLFLTEAQEPLATPPARAVELTVAKNRHGDTGRVGLIFRPDLGTLREEAKP